In Alkalimarinus alittae, the DNA window GCTTTTGTTGAATATATAGAGACTTGGCTAACAAATAATGAAGCTGTTGCTCACTGCCTTGTAAGTTGACACCTTCTTTTGCAAGCAACTCTTTTATTCTAGACTCTACTTCGCCTGGGTTACCTGCGAGTAGTAGGGTTTCGAATATCACTGTATAAGGCTTTAAGCGATTAGGATAAAGTTGGATTGCGCTAGTTGATTCTGAGATAGCGGCTTTAAGCTGGCCTTGATTCTGATAAAACTTAGCTTGATCAATATGGCTTAAAAACTGAACCTCTTTGGGTGATGGCGCTTTTGTATCTGAGTCGTCGCCACACCCTGTTAAGGTGGCAATCGAAACGGCCATTACCAATGCTATAAGAGGGGAACTTGATGTGTTCTTCATCCTAAATCTCGCTTAATCCGTATTTTGATCGTGTGTTGTTAGCTTATATTTATCAGTCAAGTTATAAAGCGTTGGTCGTGTAACGCCTAATAATCGTGCTGTTTGAGCCATGTTGTATTGCGCTATTTGCAATGCATGCTCAATAGCCTGCTTTTCTGCTGTTTCACGTACTTGTCTTAAGTTAAGAACGGAGTCGGTTGTATTGCAGGGTTCATCTAATTCAAGATCTTCTGCTGTTACACGCTTACCGTCTGCCATAATGGCCGCGCGCTTAACTTTGTTTATCATTTCTCTAACGTTGCCAGGCCAAGGATATTCACGAATAGCCGCCAGTGCGTCATCGCTAAAGTTCAAGTTAGGGCGATCGAGTTGATTAGAAAAATTATGTAGTAATGACTGAGCAATCAGCACTGCATCGCCTTCGCGTTCTTTTAACGGAGGAATGTTTAACGTTATTTCGCTGACTCTGTAGTATAAATCTTCTCGGAAACTGCCATTGGCGATAAGCGTTTGAAGGTCTTGATGCGTTGCGCAGACAACACGAACGTCAACGGGTATTTCTCGTACGCCGCCAACACGTTCAATGACGCGTTCTTGAAGAAATCGAAGCAATTTAGCTTGAAGGGGCATTGGCATATCACCAATTTCATCTAAGAAGAGTGTGCCGCCATCAGTTAATTCAACTTTACCTTTCTTAGTTTGGTTAGCGCCGGTAAATGCACCTTTCTCATACCCAAATAGTTCACTTTCAAGTAGGTTTTCAGGTATGGCTGCACAGTTAATGGCAGAGAATGCTTTGTCAGACCGGATACTTAAGTCATGAAGTGCTTTCGCGATGACTTCTTTACCCGTGCCTGTTTCACCTAAAACGAGGGTGGTTACATCTGTGGGTGCAATCTTTTCAACCGTTCGGCAGATTTTCAACATCTGAGGACTATTGGCGATAAGCCCTTTAAGCGTCGAAGAATATTGAGAGCGGTTGAGTTCAATATTTTCTTTTTCAAGTTCGTAGAGTCTAAACGCTCGATTAACGACAAATGATAAGATGTCGGCATCAAGCGGTTTTTGGTAGAAGTCACACGCG includes these proteins:
- the prsR gene encoding PEP-CTERM-box response regulator transcription factor, with amino-acid sequence MKKKLLIIEDDPGLQSQMRWCFEDTEVHIADDRESALSLLRRVEPQVVTLDLGLPPDPGGSSEGFALLDEILRLAPSTKIIVVTGREEKENAVKAVGNGACDFYQKPLDADILSFVVNRAFRLYELEKENIELNRSQYSSTLKGLIANSPQMLKICRTVEKIAPTDVTTLVLGETGTGKEVIAKALHDLSIRSDKAFSAINCAAIPENLLESELFGYEKGAFTGANQTKKGKVELTDGGTLFLDEIGDMPMPLQAKLLRFLQERVIERVGGVREIPVDVRVVCATHQDLQTLIANGSFREDLYYRVSEITLNIPPLKEREGDAVLIAQSLLHNFSNQLDRPNLNFSDDALAAIREYPWPGNVREMINKVKRAAIMADGKRVTAEDLELDEPCNTTDSVLNLRQVRETAEKQAIEHALQIAQYNMAQTARLLGVTRPTLYNLTDKYKLTTHDQNTD